TTCCCGGGTTAAAATAGTAGCCCCAAAATGCATTAACTCTGCCACGGTTTTACCATCACGAGCCGCTTCTTGCACCTGGCTGCTTATTAAAGCAATGGCTTCGGGATAATTTAGTTTTAAGCCCCGTGCCCGCCTTTTTTCAGCTAATTCACCGGCCAAATACAACAATAGTTTTTCCGTTTCGCGTGGGGTTAAATGCATGGAAATAAGTAGTTCTTATTATAAAGTTGAAATAACTCTAAATTTTTAAAAATTTTTATATTCTATAAAACAAGCATCAAAATTAAGGTTAATTTTACAAAATATTACATATATTTAAATTTTATACCTTAAATTTGAGGCTACAAACTACATAAATACATTAATTTCTAATTATATCATTTAAAACGAAACCTATTTAATATAATACGATATAACAGATTAATTTAAAAGTCAGGTGTTATATCTCCATCAGAGTGTATTAGCGATGAGAAGAAAACGGTTCAGGAATAAAATTTAAAAAATGAGGAGGTTCTACTTAAATGCCCTCCTATTAATAATAAAATTCAAACAAGATTTTAATAAAAGATTAAGTCCGGGGTTTGCAAGTTAACCTTTATCCAACAGCTAACCGGAACTAGCTTGTAGTATAAACCTAATTAAAAATCAGATGGAAGAAATCACTATCAAGGTAATTGAAAAATTGAAAGATGCCGAATCCAAAGATCAAATGTTGGACATTGTAACCCAAAAGTTACAAGTTTTAATTAAGAAGTTTGAAGACCGCATTTTTACTACCTACACTCCTTCGCGGGAGTACCAGGCAGATAAATCGGCCAAAGAAGAAATACGATATATTAAAGCGGTATTGGAAGGTAGCTCCGAACCGGAAATTAAAAACCCGGAGAAGTTTACGATGATTAAGCAACACGTAGAACAGGTAAGCCTGCGGTTTAGAGGCGCTCTAGGTTAATTCCCTGGTTTTAATTTTTATTAACCTGTATGGAGTTGGTTGAAAAATAACCTAGTTGCTATTGCTGCGTAAAGATAAGTTCACTAAGCAATTACTACGATGGCATTAGCAGAAGAAGATAAACAAACAACTCCTAATAAACCTAAATCCGTAAACTCTGATTACCACCAAGACCAAGCAAATGGCAACCAAATGGATCCAAGCGCTTACCGGAACGTGGGACCGAATGGAGAAACCGAACGGAACGATCAGAAAGACTCTTTGAGTAACTTACATATTGGCGGAAATGAATCTACCGGCTACGGGGCCAATGATCCGGATAGTAAAGAATCTATAGCACAAGGCCCCGGCTTTGAATTTGAAGGCAGCTACGACGAAATGGATGGCCATACCAACGGTATCCGGACGAATGATCAACCATTTGGTAGCAAAGAAACTAAACCGGAAGAATCTGATTCGGATTACAGTCGGATTTAATAATTACAAAATGATTACGAAATGAAAAAGGCCGGTATAGTACCGGCCTTCTTTTTTAAAATATATACCGAATGGGGCACCAAGGAATAATTTCCTGCTGTAATTGTTTGAATTCGGCAATGTATTGAGCCTTTAATTGATGTTGGTACCGGACGTTAATACCGCCAAACTGGCTGCGTTTGGTTTCCTGGTTTCCGGGTGTCCAGATAAGGGCCTCGGCTTTAGGGTTAATTTCTAAGTTGGTTTGGTGCTGCCAGAAATTGTGCGTTAAGAAAATAACTTCGCAGCTCATTTGCTCTTTTACCTTCGGGTGCACGGCCGCGTTTAGTTGCTCAAAAAGCTCGCGGTAATCTTGCTGCCAACCGTCATACACAATAACCGGCGAAAAATTAACGTGCACTTCGTAACCAGCCTGGTAAAAGTCGTTAATAGCTAAGATGCGTTTTTCTACGGAGTCGGTACGGACATCTACCAATTTGCTTACTTTGTGCGGCAGTAAACTAAACCGGACCCGTACTTTACCTTGTGGATCGTAGGTGAGCAGTTCGGGGTTCACAAATTTAGTGGCAAAAGTAGCAAAAGCTTTGGGGTGCTTCCGGTAAAAATCCACGGCTACCTGCACGTTATCCGATATAGCCGCATCCACCGAAATATCCGAATTACAACCAATATCGTAGGTGTAAAACTGCGCGTGGGTTTGATTAGGCACTTTGGGCCAAATTTGTTTTTGCACGTGCTTATCTACGGCCGCTAATATTTCTTCGGTGTTGGTAAATAGGGTAATTGGGTTTACGGCTTTGTTCCGGTCTACGTAACAATAAGCACAAGCGCCCATACAGCCGTTGGCTAAACTCGGCGAAATAAAATCAGAACTCCGGCCACTTTCGCGGCACACCAAGGTCTTTAACCGACCTAAAACCAATACTTCGGATTTTACCTGAAAATGATTGCTCTCCAGAGCGGGCAAGCGATTATGCTGCTGAATAGCTTCGTGTTGCGCCGCTGGGTGAGATAGTAAAGCTTTCTGACCACGGTCATTAAGCGCGTCTAGAGTATAAAAGATAGTAGAAGGCTGAAATGTCTGCATACTTAAATACAACAGTCCAGCAATGGCTATGGTTCAGGCGACAAGTTATTAAACGTACTGTTAATCAGTAACTTATAATTTATTTAATAAGCCATTTTCCTGTTAGTTTTTGCTAAGTTTCATCTTTGCTTTATTTAATTTAAGCTCTAAGAACGATTTTTTTTAAAAATTAAAATTTCTACTTTATTCTTATCATCTGAAATCATCAGTAGGTACTGGAAAATACATCTTTGGCAATTAACTTAATGTGCTCCCGGATGATTTTAATTTTTCCGGGAAAGTAATTGGGTTTCTCCTGTAGGAAGTAAAGGAAGTGCGATTTCGTATTTTAACCTGAACAATTAGCCTGATTTTAGTTGTAGTAAAAGCATACCAACACCCACTATGGAATTAAAAAACTACACCAGTACTAAAGAAGAAAATTACGAAGAATTGGCCCAGCATTTAAATGTTTTAGCCGAGGCCATAACCCAGGATCCATCGGAAGTAAATTTCCAGGAGGCATTCCAAATAAATCAATTCACGCAGGAAGCGCTGCAATTCTTAAAACAGCTTATTTAAAAAAGCTGTTGAATAAGGCTTTTTTGTTGTAGTTTATAGTTCGGGAAAGCAAATAATTTAAAAAATTGGGTAACAAAAAAGGCAGGGAAAACCTGCCTTTTTGCTTTAGGTCCAGTATAAAATGGGAGCCTCCGGAAACCGCCGCTTCAACTCGCTTTGAAAGAAGCTGCGTAACATACCCATGGTAACGGCCGGATACACGAACTTTTTGCCCCCGAACTTATTAAACTTAAAAGTACGGTTAGTTTCGTCGAAATCTACAGATGTATTGGGATACCATTCTTGCAATAAAGCTTTAGACCCCGGAGTAAAGCGATGGGTGATCAGCTCAAAAGTTACCTCGCACGGAAAGTTTAAAGCTTGTTCTATCCGGTCAAGTAAATGCGTGTATTGTTCTTCCCAATCGGGTAATGGCATAATGGGAGCCAGTACCACCCCCACCTTATAACCTCCTCCACCCATGGCTTTGGGCATAGCTAATTTCCGGAGAGCTTCAATCCGGGCATCCACCGAAGCAGTACCGCCCTCCATCAGGGAAGCCACAAAATTGGTATTCAAGCTAAGCCTTGGATGCGTGTTGCCATTATGCGCTAAACCTAAAAGATGATCTACCTGGTCGAACTTAGATACCCAGCGTAAGTGCATATTTTCCTGCTCTCCAAAAAAACGTATGGTTTCAGACAGGCTGCCTGTCAGATGCTCAATACCCAAAGGATCAGTGTAACAGCTCGCTTCAAAAGTGGTAACCTGACCCGGTTTTTGGTAATTTTTTAAATTTTCCAGAATTGCCGGCAAGTTCGCGTAGGTCCGGATAACCGGGGGACCTTGTAAACTACCGGCTAAATAACAATACTGGCAATGCGCCGGACAACCCTCGGCCAAATGAAACTGATAATCGGCTGATGGAGGAATGGGTTGTAATTTAAAAGCGCTCGCGGGAGTCGTTACAATGGCTAAGGTACTTTTGGCTTTCCGGTAAGTTTCCCGTTCATCTTCGCCGCGTAAATCAGTTAAACGGTTCTGCTTTAACTCTTCTACCGGTAAACCTAACGATTTAACCCGCTCGTACATCTGCTGCCCCCAAGGTTCTTGCAAGGCAGCCGGTGTAATTAACACCCGCTTAGGCATCCACAATTTAGACTTACGAACTACTGGTTTAGCAACTACTTCTTCCTGAACGGCTATCATATAATGCGGTATAGATATGTAAAATGTTTTGATACCAAGGTGATGTAAAAGGCTTTTAAACTTACTCACCTGGCTATTATCTTAACACTTACCCTATCCATATAATTCAGGATAGCAATGGAATAAACCAAATCAAACCTGTTGATTATCAGTCATTTGTTCAATAAATTTCAAAACTTAAAAGAATTTATTTTTAAAATTTTAAAGTAGTGAGAATTAAAGTTTAAGCAAGAAAAAAGCCCGAAGAAAAACAGGTTTTCTTCGGGCTTTTTTAAATTTTTGCTATGCTAGATAACTGCTTTAAGCTCTTGTTGTTCCGCGAATGGTTGATTACGTAAACGTTTTCCGGTGGCTTTAAATATAGCATTGGCTACAGCGCCGCCAGTTGGCGGTAAAGCTGGTTCGCCCAAACCAGTCGGGTCTATGCCGTTATCTACAAAGTTTACGTCAATTTCCGGAATTTCTTTTAATCGAATTAAACGATAGGTATCAAAGTTCTTTTGCGTAGGCAAACCATCTTTAAATACCAGGTTGCCGTACATGGCATGGCCAATACCATCCACGATACCGCCACGCATTTGCTGTTCTGCACCGCTTAAATTTACTACAATGCCGCAATCAGCGGCTGCGTAAATTTTCTTTAAAACGGGTTTGCCTTTTTGCACCACTACTTCGCCCACCTGTGCCACGTAAGAAGCATGAGAGAAATAAACGCTAAAACCTTGGAAAACACCTTTCTTTTTACCCCATTGCGCTTTTTCGGCCGCTAACTTGATAACGCCTTTCATCCGGTCGATGTCGTATTTAATATCGCCTACTGGTTTGGCTTTGGCTTTATCCAGTAAGTCCAAGCGGAATTGAACGGGGTCTTTACCTGCTGCTTGCGCCACTTCGTCGAGGAAAGATTGTTCGGCAAAGGCCAGGAAGTTGGTAATGGGCGCCCGCCAAGGTCCCGTGGTAATCGGGGATTGGTGTTCTACAGAATCAATTAATAAGTTATCTACCGCGCCAGATGGGAAATTATGTTCCCGGGTAGAGTTACCGGCATTAATGCTGGCTCCGCGCAACTTATAGCCAATTAAATTTCCTTGCGCATCCAAGGCAGCCTCAAAGCGGTAACGTACTGCTGGCCTGTAAGATCCGCCGGTCATGTCATCTTCCCGGGTCCAGATTAGTTTTACCGGAGCTTTTACCAGGTTAGACACTTCCACGGCTTCTAAAGCATAATCGGCTTTTAACCTCCGACCAAATCCACCGCCTAAACGGGTAATTTCTACGGTAACTTTTTCAGGATCGATGTTTAACAGTTTAGCCGTTTCGGTACGCGCCAGATCCGGGGTTTGGGTTGGGCCAACTAATTCTACACCGTCTGGACGAACATGCGCAAAAAAGTTCATGGGTTCCATCGGACTGTGCGACAAGAACGGACACTGGTACTCACTTTTAACTACTTTAGCGGCATTTTTGAAAGCGGTTTCTACGTCGCCATCTTTGCGGCGCTCGGTAGCGTCGGGCTTGTTCAGCAACTCTTGCAAAATCCGGTCGTGGTCAGCGGTACTTTCTACGTTGCCATCTTTTTCATATTCAATTTTTAAAGCTTCGCGTGCTTTTTTAACCTGCCAGGTAGATTTACCAACCACGGCTACACTATTTTTAAACGTAACCACATCCACAATGCCTGGCATGGCTTTCGCAGCAGCCGAATCTACAGATTTTAACTTCATCCCAAAAGCGGGTCGTTGCACCATGGCAAACAACATGCCTTCGCGGTAAAAATCCAGCCCGAAAAGAGGTTTACCCGTTACAATGGCCTGGTGCTCCACGTTTTTAATGGGCTTACCAATTAATTTAAAATCCTTGCGATCTTTAAGCTTAACTTCAGCAGGAACCGGAACTTGCGACGCTTCGGTAGCCAGTTCGCCGTAAGTTAGTTTACGGTTGCTGCTTTTGTGCCAAACCACACCTTTATCCGTGATTAATTCCGAAACCGGAACTTTCCAGCGTTTGGCGGCGGCTTCCATTAGCATTTGGCGGGCAGTAGCACCGGCTTTGCGTAAACGTTGCCAGGAGTGCGGCACCGCCCCACTACCACCGGTTAATTGGCGTTCGTATTTTTTATCTAATTTGGCTTGCTCTACTTTTACTTTACTCCAATCCGCGTCTAGCTCTTCGGCTACAATCATCGGGAAAGAAGTTTTAATATTCTGGCCGAGTTCGGGATTAGGTGAAAAAATGGTTATAACACCATCAGTAGCTATTTTGAGGTAGCTGTTAAACTCGATACTCCCGGCGGCCAAGGCGGCTTCATCTAAAACCGAGGTAGTTGCGGCTTCGGTACTAAACCAATTAAAACCCAGGAATAAACCGCCACCGGCCGCAGCGGAAACTTTTAAAAAATTACGCCGGCTATTTTGTACTTGCGTTGACATAGCTATTTGGTTTTAGTGGCGGCTAATTGAACGGCTTCGCGAATGCGGTGGTAAGTACCACAACGACAGATATTACCCGTCATACCGGCATCGATTTCGGCCGAAGTTGGTTTCGGATTTTTCTTTAGTAAAGCGGCAGCCGTCATAATCTGGCCAGCTTGGCAGTAACCGCACTGCGACACGTCCACTTCGTTCCAGGCCGCTTGTACCGGATGATCTCCTTTGGGCGATAAACCTTCGATGGTAACTACTTTAGATGTACCAACCGCCGAAACCGGGTAAACGCAGGAACGGGTAGCTTCGCCGTTTACGTGCACGGTGCAGGCACCACATTGCGCAATTCCGCAACCGTACTTGGTACCAACCAATCCCAGGTGGTCCCGCAAAACCCACAGCAAGGGGGTGTCCGGCTCTACATCGGCCTGATAGCTCCGGCCATTAACTTGTAATTTATACTGGGCCATAGTGGATAAAAATTAAGTTTACCGGCTAATTTACTAAACAATACAAATATTCCCACAAATAATTTGCTGTAATTTATAAGAAAGAAAGGGTAAATAGCCTTCCCGAACGCCATTTACCCTTCTATCTCATTCCAGAAACTATAATTCTGATAGTAGTCTATTTATATTATTGCTAGCAGTAACAGCCGCCGCCTTATAACTTAAGTATTCAGTAAAATTAGCTTAAAGTTGAAATTTTTAAATTTTTACAATTTAGAAGCCGCAGCTTCATCCACCAACCAAACCACATCTTTCGTTAAGGGCTCAATCAATTGTGAGGGATATTTTTGCGGATTTCTGGCCCCCTCCTGCACTTCGTACAAGGCATTGGCTTTTTTCTCGCCGTAGGTTAGAAACATAATTTTTTTCGACCGATTCAGGCAAGGCGCTGTTAGCGTAATGCGGTGCATGTGTTGCGGTTCTAAGTAATAGGCTTGCACCCAACGGTCTTGCTCCTGCAGCACGGCCGTTCCCGGAAACAACGAAGCGGTATGTCCATCATCGCCCATGCCCAGCAACATTAAATCAAACAGCAATTCTTCGTCATCAAAATACTTTTTTAATAAATCCTCATAATCAGAAGCGAATTGTTCTGGTGCCACATCCGCCCACATTGGGTAAATGTGATTTTTGGGTACTGGTACGTGGCTTAACAATGTTTCAAAAGCCATTTTGGCGTTGCTACGTTCATCCGTAAGCGGCACCCAGCGCTCGTCGCCCCAGAAAATGTAAGTTTGTTCCCAAGGAACCTGCTCCCGGTATGGGGATTGCGCTAATAACCGGTACATACCTTCCGGCGAAGAACCACCGGTTAAGGCCACGGAGAACTTGCCTTTTTCTTTAACGGCTGCCTGGGCTACTTGCACAAAAATCTCGGCAGCAGCCTGACTTAAGGCCGTGATATTTTTAAAAATTTGAATCATGCTTTCGTTTTTTCTTTTGACTCTTTAGCCTGCCCGTTACGCGAAATGGTTACGGCCCACGTGTGACCTTCGCGGGCGATTAAAGCCTCGGCATTTTCGGGACCCCACATGCCCGCGGAGTAATTCGGAAATTCTAAGGAAGGCCGGGACTCCCAGGTTTCCAGTATGGGCGTAATTACCTCCCAAGCGGTTTCTACCTGGTCAGAACGCATAAACAAAGTGGCATCGCCTTGCAAAGCATCCAGCAGCAACGTTTCGTACGCTTCCGGCGATTGTGTAGAACAATCGTCGTAATCAAAAACCATTTTGGCTGGGGTTAGCTGCATTTCTAAACCGGGTCTTTTGGCCATAAAACGCAGCCGGATATCCATTTGTGGCTGTATGTTAATGGTTAAACGGTTTGGTAGCAAGTTTTCCGAAAAAGAGGCCGAAAAAGTGGAATGTGGCACCGGCCGAAATTGGACCGTAATGGAAGACGTTTTTTCCTGCAAGCGCTTACCGGTTCGTAAATAAAAAGGTACGCCTTGCCAACGCCAGTTATCAATAAAAAATTTAACGGCCGCGTAGGTTTCGGTATTCGAGTGCGGGTCTACGTTGGGCTCCTCGTGGTAACCGGGCACTTGTTTTCCCTGCATCCAACCAGGTCCGTATTGCCCTCTAACGGCGTGCAAGTTTACCTGTTCCGGCGTGTACCGGCGCACCGCCCGCAATACATCTACCTTGCGATTCCGGATT
The sequence above is a segment of the Adhaeribacter swui genome. Coding sequences within it:
- a CDS encoding SPL family radical SAM protein, with translation MIAVQEEVVAKPVVRKSKLWMPKRVLITPAALQEPWGQQMYERVKSLGLPVEELKQNRLTDLRGEDERETYRKAKSTLAIVTTPASAFKLQPIPPSADYQFHLAEGCPAHCQYCYLAGSLQGPPVIRTYANLPAILENLKNYQKPGQVTTFEASCYTDPLGIEHLTGSLSETIRFFGEQENMHLRWVSKFDQVDHLLGLAHNGNTHPRLSLNTNFVASLMEGGTASVDARIEALRKLAMPKAMGGGGYKVGVVLAPIMPLPDWEEQYTHLLDRIEQALNFPCEVTFELITHRFTPGSKALLQEWYPNTSVDFDETNRTFKFNKFGGKKFVYPAVTMGMLRSFFQSELKRRFPEAPILYWT
- the ureA gene encoding urease subunit gamma yields the protein MHLTPRETEKLLLYLAGELAEKRRARGLKLNYPEAIALISSQVQEAARDGKTVAELMHFGATILTREDVMEGIPEMIEEIQVEATFPDGTKLVTVHHPIR
- a CDS encoding (2Fe-2S)-binding protein translates to MAQYKLQVNGRSYQADVEPDTPLLWVLRDHLGLVGTKYGCGIAQCGACTVHVNGEATRSCVYPVSAVGTSKVVTIEGLSPKGDHPVQAAWNEVDVSQCGYCQAGQIMTAAALLKKNPKPTSAEIDAGMTGNICRCGTYHRIREAVQLAATKTK
- a CDS encoding spore photoproduct lyase family protein; this translates as MQTFQPSTIFYTLDALNDRGQKALLSHPAAQHEAIQQHNRLPALESNHFQVKSEVLVLGRLKTLVCRESGRSSDFISPSLANGCMGACAYCYVDRNKAVNPITLFTNTEEILAAVDKHVQKQIWPKVPNQTHAQFYTYDIGCNSDISVDAAISDNVQVAVDFYRKHPKAFATFATKFVNPELLTYDPQGKVRVRFSLLPHKVSKLVDVRTDSVEKRILAINDFYQAGYEVHVNFSPVIVYDGWQQDYRELFEQLNAAVHPKVKEQMSCEVIFLTHNFWQHQTNLEINPKAEALIWTPGNQETKRSQFGGINVRYQHQLKAQYIAEFKQLQQEIIPWCPIRYIF
- the pgl gene encoding 6-phosphogluconolactonase — protein: MIQIFKNITALSQAAAEIFVQVAQAAVKEKGKFSVALTGGSSPEGMYRLLAQSPYREQVPWEQTYIFWGDERWVPLTDERSNAKMAFETLLSHVPVPKNHIYPMWADVAPEQFASDYEDLLKKYFDDEELLFDLMLLGMGDDGHTASLFPGTAVLQEQDRWVQAYYLEPQHMHRITLTAPCLNRSKKIMFLTYGEKKANALYEVQEGARNPQKYPSQLIEPLTKDVVWLVDEAAASKL
- a CDS encoding xanthine dehydrogenase family protein molybdopterin-binding subunit, producing MSTQVQNSRRNFLKVSAAAGGGLFLGFNWFSTEAATTSVLDEAALAAGSIEFNSYLKIATDGVITIFSPNPELGQNIKTSFPMIVAEELDADWSKVKVEQAKLDKKYERQLTGGSGAVPHSWQRLRKAGATARQMLMEAAAKRWKVPVSELITDKGVVWHKSSNRKLTYGELATEASQVPVPAEVKLKDRKDFKLIGKPIKNVEHQAIVTGKPLFGLDFYREGMLFAMVQRPAFGMKLKSVDSAAAKAMPGIVDVVTFKNSVAVVGKSTWQVKKAREALKIEYEKDGNVESTADHDRILQELLNKPDATERRKDGDVETAFKNAAKVVKSEYQCPFLSHSPMEPMNFFAHVRPDGVELVGPTQTPDLARTETAKLLNIDPEKVTVEITRLGGGFGRRLKADYALEAVEVSNLVKAPVKLIWTREDDMTGGSYRPAVRYRFEAALDAQGNLIGYKLRGASINAGNSTREHNFPSGAVDNLLIDSVEHQSPITTGPWRAPITNFLAFAEQSFLDEVAQAAGKDPVQFRLDLLDKAKAKPVGDIKYDIDRMKGVIKLAAEKAQWGKKKGVFQGFSVYFSHASYVAQVGEVVVQKGKPVLKKIYAAADCGIVVNLSGAEQQMRGGIVDGIGHAMYGNLVFKDGLPTQKNFDTYRLIRLKEIPEIDVNFVDNGIDPTGLGEPALPPTGGAVANAIFKATGKRLRNQPFAEQQELKAVI